The Synechococcus sp. RS9916 DNA segment GCGCGCCAGCGGGCCGCAGTTGGATCAACAACTGGGCGCCGTCGGGAAGGCCGCGGCTGCTGCGGTCGATCAGGCCGCCGAGCATGGGTTCAAGCCGTCCGGGATCACTCAGCACCGCCGGCAAATTGGCGCTCAGGTCGAGCTGAAGGGTGATGCCCCGCCGCTGCAACTGCTGCTCCCATCCCGGAGCCAGATCCTTAAGCATGCGCCCCAGGTCGGTGCGAGCGAGGTCTCCGGGTGGGGGCGGTTGCCGTTGAAGTTCTGCGGCATGGAAGATCAGCCCGAAGCGATCGATCTGCTCGGTGCATTCGCTGTCAATCTGTTGCAGCCGGCTCATCACCACAGCTGGAAGGTCTTTTCGGCGCAAGAGGGATCGGATCAGGGTGCGGATGGTGGCTAGGGGTGTCCGGACTTCGTGGGTGATCGCCTCCAGCAACGACAGCTCCGCTTCCGCGGGATCGTTGCTGGTGTCTGGCTCTCGAAGGGTCTGAAGCGTCAGGCTGGGCGCCATCGAGGCCAGGCGTTCCGCCAGGCCTGGCCAGAACCGCTGGCCGAATTGTTCGCTGCTCTGCAGTGGGCCGAGTGCTCCGATGGCGCGCCTTAGGGCCATGGCTTGCTCAGGGGCCTGATCCTGCAGGCGTTGATCCAGCATGGCCAGCAGGGCTCCCAGGGTTTCTGGGTCGGAGCGCATCAGCAATTGGCGCCGGTTGCTGTCTCCATGCAGCGCTAAGGCCACCTGGCGCTCCGCGGTGATCACGATCAGCAGCGGGTCAAGGCCATCGCTGTCCAGCAGGGACAGGCGTTGATAGGGGCTGCTTGTTGTGCTGTTTTGATCGGCGCGATGCAAGCGATCCGGCGGCAGGAGGGCGCTGGGCCCACCTGTGTTCAGCTGGAGTTGATCCGGGGTCCAAACCCATCCCTCGAATCCAGCGAGCAGGTCGGGGTCGTAAAGCGCAGGTAGGGGGGCTGCGATCCAGACACCACGCGGGGGGGTGTGGGTGCCAACGGGCAGCAGTTCGGCCTGAATCGTTTCCAGCGCTGCCCACCAAAGTCGGCGGGCGGTGGCATCGTCGACGCGTCCAGTGTCCAGCCCTTCAGCCATTCGGGCTTGGAGGGTCTGCAGCGTGATCGTGGCTCTCACCGCAACTGCTGAATGCGGCTGCGACGTGCAACCGAAAGGCAAAGGCCAAGGGCGATGAAGTTCACGACCATCGCCGAGCGGCCGTAGCTCATGAATGGCAGTGGGATCCCCGTCACGGGGCCAAGGCCGATGGTCATGAAGATGTTTACCACCACCTGAAACATCACCATGGTGGCCACTCCGATCACAACCAGGGATTCGAAGTCGCTGCGCGCGCGGTTGGCGATTTGGACCAACCGCGCCATCAATGCAGCAAAGCCCACCACAACAAGGACAGTGCCGATGTAACCGGTTTCCTCCCCCAGGGCACTGAAGATGAAGTCGGTGTGCTGCTCAGGGATGAAGCGCAGCTTGGTGAGTTGGCCCTGAAGGAGACCTGTGCCGAACCAGCCTCCGGAGCCGATCCCTACCGTGCTCTGCAGCAGGTGATAACCGCCGCCGAGTGGGTCTTTGCTTGGGTCGAGGAACAGCACTAGTCGGTCGCGCTGGTAATCCTTCAGACCGTGCATCCACAACCAGGGTGTAACGGCTGCCACCCCTCCCTGGATGAGCAAGACGGTGGCTGTGGCTAGGCGCTTCCAGGGCAGTGAGCGGTAGGCGATCACCATCATCAGCGGTACCCAAAGGGCGAGAGCCCAGGGGATGAGTCCTGCCAAAAGAGCCGTTCCCAGTGGGGCCAGCAACAGGACGAGCCATTCGAAAGGCATCCCTGACCAATAGAGCATGGTCAGCAGGAGTGCTCCGAACACCAACGACGTGCCGAGATCAGGCTGGATAAACACCAGCGCCCATGGAATGGAAATCACACCAAGGGGGCGGAGGAGATCCACCGGTCGCTCCACTGGATAGCGATCGAGTACAGCGGCTAACAGAAGAATGGCGGCCAGCTTTGCGAACTCAGAAGGCTGAACATTGAATGGTCCAATGCTGATCCAGCGCTGGGCCCCTAGTGCAGACGTGCCGATGAACCGAACAGCGATCAAGCTGATCACCGTGACGATGTAAATCGGAAGTAGAGGGGGCTTGAGGCGTTCAAGCCTTAAGTTCGCGAACAACAGTGCGATCCCACAACCAACGAGTGCTGTCGCCAGTTGCGATAACCAGAATTGGCTGTTGATGAATGCAAGAACTCCGACAAAGCTGAACTGGAACGACGAGAATCCTTCGATTGCCTCCTGGCGCTCAATGCTGAGGATCAGGAAGCTCGAGACTCCCACCATGGCCAGGGGCACGCCCCACAGCACGAGTTCGAAGTCGTTGCGGCGACGCAGTGACGAGCCCGTTCGGGACTGAAGACTCTGTCGACGTCGCCGAAGACCCCCGAGCATGGTTAAGCAGTGGCTCCAACCATCGTGGTGACGTCTTGAGCAAGCTGCTTGAAGCTCGCTGCACTTGCTGAATCGGGCTGGCTGATCACGATCGGACTGCCCTGGTCTCCCCCAGTGAGGACTGGCATCTCCAGGGGCACCTGAGCCAGAAGCGTGGTCTCGAATTCATCAGCCAATGTTTGTCCGCCTCCTTCGCCGAACAGCGCATACCGCTTCTCTGGCTGATCGGGAGGGATGAAGGCGCTCATGTTCTCAACCACGCCGAGCACGGGAATCGACATCTGCCGGAACATGGCCAGGCCGCGACGGGCGTCCTGCAGGGCCACTTGTTGAGGCGTGGTCACGATCACGACGCCAGCCATGGGGACGGCTTGGGCCAGCGAGAGTTGGGCGTCACCAGTGCCGGGTGGGAGGTCGACCACGAGCACATCGCGTTCTCCCCAGGTGACCTGATACAAGAACTGACGGATGATGCCGTTCAGCATCGGTCCGCGCCAGATCACCGGTTGATCCGGGTCGATCAGAAGACCCATCGAGACCATGGCCACGCCACAGCTCTCAATGGGAGTCATCCGTTGTTCGCTGCCGCTGCCTTCCACTTCGGGCGTGCGATCCGCAACCCCCAGCATCGTGGGGGCATTGGGTCCATAGATGTCGGCATCGAGAAGACCAACCCGCAATCCCTGACGGGCCAGGGCGCAAGCCAGGTTCACAGCCACGGTGCTCTTGCCAACGCCGCCTTTGCCACTGCTGACGGCGATCACCTGCTTCACGCCAGGAATGGGTTGCCGTTCCGCCACCTGACCGTGGCCTGCCTGGCCGATGCCCCCGGGCTGAGGACTGCTCTGCTGCTGAGCGGGAGAGCCCAGTTCGATCTGCACATCATCGATGCCATTGAGCTGCAGCAATCGCTCGCGACTCTCCTGGGCAATGCGTTCCCGCTGGCCCTGGGCAAAACTGGGCAGGTTCAGGCGAATGACAGCGCGAGGTGGTGCGATTCGGATGTTGTCGATCCAGCCGAGATCGAGAGCCGGGCGTCCAGTTCCGGCATCCAAAATCTGCTTCAGCGCTGTGGTGGCCTGCTCTGCGGTCGCCATGAAACCCGTGCGTTGAGCGGGATCCTAGGTGTGGGCTCCCGTGACAGTCCTTCACGGCCTCTTGTCGGGAGAGGGCACGGGCTGAAAAGGTTCCTGTCAGTACCTGCAGCAATTGATCCATGGTTCGTTCACTGCTGAGGCGCCTGAAGGGTTCGTCCTCCTCCGCCCCCAGTGCAGCGTCCGGTAATGGCGCTGCAGCACCGATGTCTCCACCACCAGCTGATTCCAGGGAACGGGCTCGTGCTCTGGTGATGGGGCTCCAGGACGAGATTTGTGCAGGTCTGGAGGCCCTCGATGGTGTGGGCCGCTTCCAGGAGGAAAGCTGGGATCGCCCCGAGGGCGGCGGTGGCCGCTCTCGTGTCATGCGCGAGGGGCGCATTTTTGAACAAGGCGGCGTGAACTTTTCGGAGGTTCACGGCCAGGAGTTGCCGCCGTCCATCCTCAAGCAGCGTCCTGAGGCGAAGGGGCATCCCTGGTTCGCCACCGGCACCTCGATGGTGTTGCACCCCCGCAACCCCTATGTGCCCACGGTGCACCTCAATTACCGCTACTTCGAGGCAGGACCGGTGTGGTGGTTCGGCGGTGGTGCCGATCTCACGCCCTTCTATCCGTTCCTCGAAGACGCCCGCCATTTCCATCGCACCCATAAGCAAGCGTGTGATTCGGTGAGCACCGACCTGTATCCGGTGTTCAAGCCCTGGTGTGACGAGTATTTCTTCCTCAAGCACCGCAATGAAACCCGCGGTGTGGGCGGAATTTTTTACGACTACCAGGACGGCAACGGCCAGCTTTACAAGGGTCAGAACCCTTCAGGACCTGCTGCAGACGTTGCCAAGGCCACGGGGTCTCGTCCTCTCAACTGGGAGCAGCTCCATGACTTGGCCAAGGCCTGTGGTCAGGGATTCCTGCCGGCCTACACCCCGATCGTTGAGAAGCGGCACCCTCTGGCCTATGGCGAACGGGAGCGTCAGTTCCAGCTCTACCGCCGTGGCCGTTACGTCGAGTTCAACCTGGTGTGGGACCGCGGCACGATCTTTGGCCTGCAGACCAACGGCCGCACGGAGTCGATCCTGATGTCACTGCCACCCCTGGCACGCTGGGAGTACGGCTTCACGGCAGAAGAGGGGTCGCGCGAGGCTCTGCTCACGGACGTGTTCACCCGTCCTCAGAACTGGTTCGAGGATCCTTCTCTGGAGGAGCGTTGCCGTCCACATCAGGCGGTGAACTGACCTCCATGGGAGGTGCTGGCGGTAATCCATTGAGGATGGCGTCAGTGACCCGTCGGGCAATCGCATCGAGTGTTGCCTGACGGGTTTTGGGGTCCCGCAGTCGTGTCTCGAGTCGGCCCTCAAGCTTGCCGATTTCCAGGATGCCGATGCCGCGCTTCGGCGCACCGAGGCCCCCGCGGAACATCAGCGGGTAACGCCCGAAACTGACCGCCAGGCTTTCATCGATCGTGCTGGGGTGGCGGCGAATGGCAGGAATTAATCCGGATCCGTATCCATCACGGCCGTAGGCATCGAAATGAATCTCGAGCGCATAGCCGCCGCTGCCCACATGCTTCTTTCCCACTGACCAATTGGTGCTGGGATGGTTGCCGTTGGCAATGGTGAGCGCCGGTGGGGTGTAGGCCCTGATGTTGAGGCCGCGGCGACGTCCGTGCTGCACAACTGCATCGCGCACCTTCAGGTTCCAATACAGCTCATCACGCATGCGGGGATCCATGGGTTTTGCCCCATGGAGGTCAACGGCGGCACCGGAGGTGCCGGACCCCTGCATCCTTTGAGAGTCGGCATGGCCGGCCAGCATCAGAATTGAGATGGCCCTGTTGGGACGTGTTGTCCCCTTCCAGCTGGCCTTCAGTTGCACTCTTGGGCCAAGCAGTGGGTCGGTGCTTGGGGGGCTGGGAGCCTCGGCCGCGGTGGCCAATCCGAGCGTGGCAGTTACCAATGCACCAGCAGCCAAGGCCATGGACAGCCGGCGACGGGAAATGGGGATGTGCCGAGAAATCGGCATGGGAGTTTCAGATGGGAGACGACAGCAGCGAACCGTCGCTGGCGAGGTCGAGGGGGCCTGCCAGCTCGAGCTCGAGGGCAATCAGTTCGTCGCGATGGGCGCGGACACGAATGGTGCTACCGCCGGTTTCACCGTCTGGGTTCATCAAGCGGATCTCCACCCCTTCCTGGCGTTCAGCGCGCTTGCGGTAGATCACACCGGCCAGTGGTCCGAGCAGGGCCAGGCCAAGGGGCCACCAGTGGAGGGACGGCTGCACCTGCCGAACGACCAGGCCAAGGCTGCCGGCGCCCACGGTCCCCAGCAATGACAAGAGCACCGCGAGTGGTGTGCTGGCCGCCACCCGGCCCTGAAATCGCAGCACTTGGCGTTCGGCATCGCCGCCCTCGGGCGACCAGCCCCGTTGTTCCAACCAGGCGCTCAATCCTTCGAGGACCTCTAGGGGCGGGCGCGATGAGGCCACGTCCACCACGGTGGTGCGGTCTTTGCTGGCTGCCCTCAGAAAGAACACCAGGCCAATGGCCAACAGGAGGGTGAGAAGGAGGGTTGAGGTCTGGAAGGAAGGCATCCGCTGGCCGTGGGGCTTGGCTGCCTATCCGTTTTAGGTCGCCACGGGGGCGTTCCTGCTGCCACTCAGGTCGCTGAGCCAGTGTTGCCAAGGCTTCATCAGTTTCTGGGCCTCGGGGCGAGAGGCGCTCTCCAGGTGCAACATGCGTCGCGGCCGGCCGCGGCTTGGGCAACGCTTGCTGTAGCGGGCCAACATGCCCTGGCTCTCGAGAAAATCGAGGGCCTGGTGCAACACGGTCTCTGACAGCCGCAGTTTGGGATGTTCCGTCTCGAGGCGTTGCAGCAGGCCTGAGGGGTAGCTGTCGTTCTCCAGGAGGCAGTCGAGCACCCAGCAGACCGCGAGTTCCAGGTCCAGGAAGCGCGGTGGCGGTTGGCGGAAATAGCGCTCGATATCGGCCAGGCAGGCCCGAGGTGGCTTATGGCGGCTGTGCACGGGAACCCTGTGTCTCATTTGTGTCTATCTCGGTCTCGTTTTGATTTTCAAGTCTTTGAGAAAAAGTCTTGCGTCCCGCGGGTGGTCAAAGTGGATTGATCGATGTTTGTCCTGCGACCCCGATGGCTGATGCCGCGTCTGCACCCCGCGAGTTCGCCGTTTTTGACGGTGATCTCGATGCTGCATGGGCCGAGCGCTATGGCCGCGCCAAAGCCCTGGCGGTCGACACCGAAGCCATGGGGTTGATCCACGGGCGTGATCGCCTCTGTCTGGTGCAGATCTGTGATCCCGACGACCACGTCGCCTGTGTTCGCATCGGCTTGGGACAGACCGAGGCTCCACGACTGGAGGCGTTGATGGAGTCAAAGGCCGTGGAGAAGGTCTTCCATTTCGCCCGGTTCGATGTCGCCGCACTCGCCAGCGGCTTGGGGATTGCGGTGAATCCGATCTTCTGCACCAAGGTGGCGAGCCGCCTGGCCCGCACCTACACCCCGCGTCACGGCCTCAAGGACCTTGTGATGGAGCTGGTCGGGGTGGAGCTGGACAAACAAGCCCAGAGCAGTGACTGGGGTCGGGTGGATGAGCTGACCGAGGCTCAATTGGCGTATGCAGCCAACGATGCCCGCTACTTGTTGCCTGCCCGTGACCGTCTGGAGTTAATGCTGCGCCGGGAAGGCCGCTGGGAGTTGGCGGAGCGTTGCTTCCCCTGCATTCCGGTGATCGCTGACTTGGATCGTCTGCGTTTTAACCAGGTGTTCGAGCACTGAACGGGCCAGTGTTCAGTTGATTGGGGTGCTGATGGGTTCAGTCCTCCAGCATGAAGTTTTCGTCTTCGGGGCTGGCGACGAGTAAGGCATCGAGGCTGGTGGATGCTGCACCTTTGTCGGCGTTTTGCTCTTCGCGGGTCTCATCGATGAGTTGGGTGGCGATCCGCATGCGGGCTTCCACATCACGCAGGCCTTCCTTGGCAGCTGCCATCTCCACGCGGCGTCGAGCTGCCGCCTGACTGACGCCAAGGCGACGGGCCAGTTCGGCGCAGAGTCTCAGGTAGTCATGGTCCTGGATGCCGGCCATGGCGATGCGCAGTGGTGAGGCCAGTATCCGCGATCAAGCGTTCCACCACCAGCTCGGCCAGTGCCCGACTGCCTCCGGCCCGTCCCATTCGCTGGCGGCCGATGGTGCCGAGCTGATGCCGCAGGTTGGCGTCGGAGAGCAAGAGGTGCAGGCGACGTTGCAGGGCTTCTGCTGATGGGCAGGTGCGCACCGACCCTCCCAAAAGGCGGCTCTGGCGTTCAGCGAAGCCACGGGTGAACTGGGGGCCCGGTCCTGGCAGGGACAACGCGGGGATGCCAAGGCCCACCAATTGTTCGGTGGCGGTTCCGGCAGTCGCGAGTCCGACTTCGGCCCAGCCTGCCCAGCGGCTGAAGCGACCGCTGCCCAGCAACAGCATTTGCACTCCATTCACCCAGCAGGCCTGGGCGTCCAGGCTGTCTGCAGGCGGTGGGCAGGGGCGGAACCCCAGGTGCTGAAGCAGGGGCTCCAGTGCCTGGGCAGAGGGCTGAGAGCCCGTTGCCATCAACAAGGTGAGGGGGACGTCGCTTTTGAAGCCCTCCAGGCTGCGCAGCAGCCGCTCTGCGTTGGTCAGCGCTTCCGGCATACGGCTACCGCAGAGCAGCAGGATTCGCGTGCAGCGCTCGAGCGCTGCAGGTGGATGGCCTGGAGTGAAGCCATCCATCATCGGGTTCCCTGGTGCCAGGGCCCTCACACCGTGGCGCCTCAAGCCCCGGGCCGTGAGGCGGTCACGCATGGCCACTAGACGGCACCGAGAGGTTCTCATTACGGCCCACTCCCACGGGTCCCATTCGCTTCCTTTCAAGCGGTGATAGAGATCGCTGAGGTGCCTGCCCGGTCCGCTGCTCCAGGTGTAATCGCTTTTTGGGGTTCCCACGAATCCGAAGCGTTGTCCGCTGCCCCAGGCCATCAGCAATGGCAGCAGATCCCCGACGGCCAGCACTGCATCAACGCCCTTGGCGTGACGTCGCAAACAGCGCCACTGCCGCCAGGTGAGCAGGGGGAGTCCGGCCACCAGATCGGCGATGAATCCCCGGGCGCTTTGATTGCTGAACCCCCCACTCGGCAGCTTTGCGTTGGGGCCGATCAGTCGCAGCCATCCCTGCTGCACCGGCAAGGTAAAGGCCTTGCCTTCGCCCACGAGAGGCAAAACGACCAGAGGAAGCCTTGGCTGAAGGCTGTGGAGCGCCTCGAGGATTCGCAGGGCGATCAGGTCCTCGCCGTGACCGTTGCAAACCACCAGCAGCCCCCCACTGCGCTCGCTGATACGATCCGCTGGTGGAAACGCAGTTTCCCCGGCGGCGGCATGGCCAAGTGGTAAGGCAGAGGATTGCAAATCCTTTATCCCCAGTTCGAATCTGGGTGCCGCCTTCTGAATCCTGAAGGCTCGCTTCTCATCTCCATCACTGGTCTGCAGGCTCACGATGGCTTGCGCCCTTGAATCGAGATCTGATCGATCGTCTCACGCAGCAAGAGCTCTGCATCAGGTTGGGGAATCACAGTTTGGCCTCAGCGCGGAGGGTCAGGCCATTGCTCAATTGCGCGTGGCATTCCACTCCTGAAGAGTTGATCTTGCAGATCCCTTTTGCGGGCCAGGCCCGGGGTAATCCTTCTGCGATGCCGAGGCCGTTGGAGAACGCCTCAGCGGCGCCCATCACCGGTCCCTCCCAGGCAGTGGTGCTCAGTTGGCAGAGGCCATTCCTGCAGGTGATTGGAAGGTCCTTCCCCGCATCGGTCGCCACGAAGGTGAGCATGCGTGTGATGCCCTTTCTGCTGTCAGGGCCGATGAAGCGCACGCGCAGCACAGAGTCAGTTTTGCGATCCAGCTGAATTCGATCACAGCGTTGCTCTGAGCCTTCTGTGGCTGTGGTGTTGCACGCAGCCGTGGTGCGTTGCAAGCGTCCGATCGTTGGCGTGCTGCTGCTTGCTCCGATGCCCGCATGGGTTAGCAACACGCCTGTCGCCAGGATCTGGGCCGTGCGGGTGACCCATCGGTGGTTTACGGCTCTTGTTCCCATCGTTGCGAACGGACGCATGCGGTCGTCGATTCAATACTCGCTGTCGGCCACACAGATGCCCTGGCAGCGGATCCCATTGTCTGCGGTGCGCTTGCAATGGGGGCAGAGCACGGGAGAGGAGGGCTCAGTCGGTTGTTCTGCGGCGGCAGGTGTCGCTGTCGGGTGGGAACTGGAGGGGTGGTCGTGCTCTCGGGACATCTCGCTTTGAAGTGCTGCTGCGCTGCTTCCTGTTCGTCAGGCGATCATGGCGGCCAGCAGGAAAGAACGGTGTGACCGGAATCGGCTTCGGCACCTGGTCGTGGGGCAATCAGTTGCTTTGGGGCTATGACCCTGACCGGGATGACCCTGAGCTCGCCCAGACACTCGAGGTGGCGGCGCAAGGGGGGCTGTCGTTGGTGGATACGGCTGATTCC contains these protein-coding regions:
- a CDS encoding lipid-A-disaccharide synthase-related protein, producing the protein MLVVCNGHGEDLIALRILEALHSLQPRLPLVVLPLVGEGKAFTLPVQQGWLRLIGPNAKLPSGGFSNQSARGFIADLVAGLPLLTWRQWRCLRRHAKGVDAVLAVGDLLPLLMAWGSGQRFGFVGTPKSDYTWSSGPGRHLSDLYHRLKGSEWDPWEWAVMRTSRCRLVAMRDRLTARGLRRHGVRALAPGNPMMDGFTPGHPPAALERCTRILLLCGSRMPEALTNAERLLRSLEGFKSDVPLTLLMATGSQPSAQALEPLLQHLGFRPCPPPADSLDAQACWVNGVQMLLLGSGRFSRWAGWAEVGLATAGTATEQLVGLGIPALSLPGPGPQFTRGFAERQSRLLGGSVRTCPSAEALQRRLHLLLSDANLRHQLGTIGRQRMGRAGGSRALAELVVERLIADTGLTTAHRHGRHPGP
- a CDS encoding Mrp/NBP35 family ATP-binding protein, whose amino-acid sequence is MATAEQATTALKQILDAGTGRPALDLGWIDNIRIAPPRAVIRLNLPSFAQGQRERIAQESRERLLQLNGIDDVQIELGSPAQQQSSPQPGGIGQAGHGQVAERQPIPGVKQVIAVSSGKGGVGKSTVAVNLACALARQGLRVGLLDADIYGPNAPTMLGVADRTPEVEGSGSEQRMTPIESCGVAMVSMGLLIDPDQPVIWRGPMLNGIIRQFLYQVTWGERDVLVVDLPPGTGDAQLSLAQAVPMAGVVIVTTPQQVALQDARRGLAMFRQMSIPVLGVVENMSAFIPPDQPEKRYALFGEGGGQTLADEFETTLLAQVPLEMPVLTGGDQGSPIVISQPDSASAASFKQLAQDVTTMVGATA
- a CDS encoding cofactor assembly of complex C subunit B, with amino-acid sequence MPSFQTSTLLLTLLLAIGLVFFLRAASKDRTTVVDVASSRPPLEVLEGLSAWLEQRGWSPEGGDAERQVLRFQGRVAASTPLAVLLSLLGTVGAGSLGLVVRQVQPSLHWWPLGLALLGPLAGVIYRKRAERQEGVEIRLMNPDGETGGSTIRVRAHRDELIALELELAGPLDLASDGSLLSSPI
- a CDS encoding PadR family transcriptional regulator, which gives rise to MRHRVPVHSRHKPPRACLADIERYFRQPPPRFLDLELAVCWVLDCLLENDSYPSGLLQRLETEHPKLRLSETVLHQALDFLESQGMLARYSKRCPSRGRPRRMLHLESASRPEAQKLMKPWQHWLSDLSGSRNAPVAT
- a CDS encoding ribonuclease D produces the protein MADAASAPREFAVFDGDLDAAWAERYGRAKALAVDTEAMGLIHGRDRLCLVQICDPDDHVACVRIGLGQTEAPRLEALMESKAVEKVFHFARFDVAALASGLGIAVNPIFCTKVASRLARTYTPRHGLKDLVMELVGVELDKQAQSSDWGRVDELTEAQLAYAANDARYLLPARDRLELMLRREGRWELAERCFPCIPVIADLDRLRFNQVFEH
- the hemF gene encoding oxygen-dependent coproporphyrinogen oxidase, whose amino-acid sequence is MVRSLLRRLKGSSSSAPSAASGNGAAAPMSPPPADSRERARALVMGLQDEICAGLEALDGVGRFQEESWDRPEGGGGRSRVMREGRIFEQGGVNFSEVHGQELPPSILKQRPEAKGHPWFATGTSMVLHPRNPYVPTVHLNYRYFEAGPVWWFGGGADLTPFYPFLEDARHFHRTHKQACDSVSTDLYPVFKPWCDEYFFLKHRNETRGVGGIFYDYQDGNGQLYKGQNPSGPAADVAKATGSRPLNWEQLHDLAKACGQGFLPAYTPIVEKRHPLAYGERERQFQLYRRGRYVEFNLVWDRGTIFGLQTNGRTESILMSLPPLARWEYGFTAEEGSREALLTDVFTRPQNWFEDPSLEERCRPHQAVN
- a CDS encoding N-acetylmuramoyl-L-alanine amidase, giving the protein MPISRHIPISRRRLSMALAAGALVTATLGLATAAEAPSPPSTDPLLGPRVQLKASWKGTTRPNRAISILMLAGHADSQRMQGSGTSGAAVDLHGAKPMDPRMRDELYWNLKVRDAVVQHGRRRGLNIRAYTPPALTIANGNHPSTNWSVGKKHVGSGGYALEIHFDAYGRDGYGSGLIPAIRRHPSTIDESLAVSFGRYPLMFRGGLGAPKRGIGILEIGKLEGRLETRLRDPKTRQATLDAIARRVTDAILNGLPPAPPMEVSSPPDVDGNAPPEKDPRTSSEDG
- the rodA gene encoding rod shape-determining protein RodA, giving the protein MLGGLRRRRQSLQSRTGSSLRRRNDFELVLWGVPLAMVGVSSFLILSIERQEAIEGFSSFQFSFVGVLAFINSQFWLSQLATALVGCGIALLFANLRLERLKPPLLPIYIVTVISLIAVRFIGTSALGAQRWISIGPFNVQPSEFAKLAAILLLAAVLDRYPVERPVDLLRPLGVISIPWALVFIQPDLGTSLVFGALLLTMLYWSGMPFEWLVLLLAPLGTALLAGLIPWALALWVPLMMVIAYRSLPWKRLATATVLLIQGGVAAVTPWLWMHGLKDYQRDRLVLFLDPSKDPLGGGYHLLQSTVGIGSGGWFGTGLLQGQLTKLRFIPEQHTDFIFSALGEETGYIGTVLVVVGFAALMARLVQIANRARSDFESLVVIGVATMVMFQVVVNIFMTIGLGPVTGIPLPFMSYGRSAMVVNFIALGLCLSVARRSRIQQLR
- a CDS encoding HAMP domain-containing sensor histidine kinase, whose amino-acid sequence is MRATITLQTLQARMAEGLDTGRVDDATARRLWWAALETIQAELLPVGTHTPPRGVWIAAPLPALYDPDLLAGFEGWVWTPDQLQLNTGGPSALLPPDRLHRADQNSTTSSPYQRLSLLDSDGLDPLLIVITAERQVALALHGDSNRRQLLMRSDPETLGALLAMLDQRLQDQAPEQAMALRRAIGALGPLQSSEQFGQRFWPGLAERLASMAPSLTLQTLREPDTSNDPAEAELSLLEAITHEVRTPLATIRTLIRSLLRRKDLPAVVMSRLQQIDSECTEQIDRFGLIFHAAELQRQPPPPGDLARTDLGRMLKDLAPGWEQQLQRRGITLQLDLSANLPAVLSDPGRLEPMLGGLIDRSSRGLPDGAQLLIQLRPAGARLKLHLRGQVRNGRAADNTAERTAELGPVLSWNPGTGSLQLSQGATRRLLASLGGRLIQQRDRGLTVFFPVA